One stretch of Anabrus simplex isolate iqAnaSimp1 chromosome 3, ASM4041472v1, whole genome shotgun sequence DNA includes these proteins:
- the Pstk gene encoding L-seryl-tRNA(Sec) kinase, producing the protein MGNGNIGFVLLIGLPASGKTTFAQLLEKSLKTSNTVSHQEQIPSSFVVNICYDKVLQWPTQIEEGSAKWCEERKRVFTLVEKLVSLLKTGYGDVGEMKDLNLLVHYSEFQKYHERTIIIIDDNMYYRSMRYQYFQLARLWNLGFSQVFIDCDLEEVLQRNAARSKDDFVPEEVIKRMKSNLEPPDKVSHSWEQYSYCISSSKPICSTVLCDVLLMIQNSILDPVPPIRDPSEAAKMARTTCLVNVIHQVDLTLRKIIGQKMSNQQNALNKVQIKNLAKDLQIKKRLILKHVTEGTVQIPEEICANIESCSSNASLLLYQFLQQQFNTSDD; encoded by the coding sequence ATGGGTAATGGGAACATAGGCTTTGTTCTTCTTATTGGCTTGCCTGCCAGTGGCAAAACTACTTTTGCTCAATTATTGGAAAAATCTTTAAAAACATCCAATACTGTTAGTCATCAGGAGCAGATTCCATCTTCTTTTGTTGTCAATATATGTTATGACAAGGTACTTCAATGGCCAACTCAGATTGAAGAGGGTTCTGCAAAATGGTGTGAAGAACGAAAAAGAGTGTTCACTTTGGTTGAAAAGTTAGTTTCTTTGTTGAAAACTGGATATGGTGATGTTGGTGAAATGAAAGATTTAAACCTGCTGGTTCACTACTCAGAATTTCAAAAATACCATGAAAGAACTATAATAATCATAGATGATAACATGTACTACAGGAGCATGAGATATCAATATTTTCAGCTTGCAAGGTTATGGAATTTGGGTTTTAGTCAAGTTTTTATTGATTGTGATCTTGAGGAAGTTTTGCAAAGAAATGCAGCTAGGAGTAAAGACGATTTTGTTCCTGAGGAAGTTATCAAAAGAATGAAAAGTAATTTAGAACCACCAGACAAAGTTTCACATAGCTGGGAGCAGTATTCTTATTGTATTTCTTCTTCAAAACCTATTTGTTCTACTGTATTATGTGATGTGTTGTTAATGATTCAGAATTCTATTTTAGATCCTGTACCACCCATTCGTGATCCTTCTGAGGCCGCAAAAATGGCTAGAACAACTTGTTTAGTTAATGTTATTCATCAGGTTGATCTCACTCTGCGGAAAATTATAGGACAAAAGATGAGCAACCAGCAGAATGCGCTAAATAAAGTACAGATAAAAAATCTAGCTAAGGATCTTCAGATTAAGAAGCGATTGATACTAAAGCATGTTACTGAAGGTACTGTGCAGATACCAGAAGAAATTTGTGCTAATATAGAATCATGTTCTTCGAATGCAAGTTTACTCCTGTATCAATTCTTACAACAGCAATTTAATACATCAGATGATTAA